A DNA window from Aestuariispira ectoiniformans contains the following coding sequences:
- the pdxR gene encoding MocR-like pyridoxine biosynthesis transcription factor PdxR, producing MRDTLFHLERRNNVSIQAQIREMLVDSILAGNLPAGEVLPSCRKLAKQLKVSRNTVVLAYQGLADDGYLVAKERSGFYVNPDILEGRVERDGDTTDSSSDTSTVDWRGRLRSVMSYRQWSYKLADWRHVPYPFLYGQLDYSLFPIAAWRECSRQAMGRKVMEELTQDAYDQDDPELIDQIRTRLLPRRGITAKSSEILVTLGAQNALYLLSSLLVRPDDCVGIENPGYPDARNIFRLYSQSIRSIPVDGDGMQVDETIDGCRYAFVTPSHHFPTTVTMSMERRRALLEKASAKDILIIEDDYEPETNFVSNPAPALKSLDRDGRVVYLGSFSKSLFPGLRLGYIVAPSPLIEELRALRRLMYRHPPSNNQRTAALFLAQGHYDSLVAKLQRVYRERWEAMREALSKYLPNAAETPTFGGTSYWVEGPKGLNSLEFAERALDHGVALEPCVDHFAEPDGPKHFFRLGISSIPVERIEPGVELISELLREEPV from the coding sequence ATGCGGGATACCTTGTTCCATCTTGAAAGGCGCAACAACGTCAGCATCCAGGCCCAGATCCGGGAGATGCTGGTGGACTCTATACTTGCCGGGAACCTGCCTGCCGGTGAGGTGCTGCCTTCCTGCCGCAAGCTTGCCAAGCAATTGAAGGTTTCCCGCAACACTGTCGTCCTGGCCTATCAGGGGTTGGCTGACGACGGATATCTTGTCGCCAAAGAGCGCAGTGGCTTTTATGTGAACCCGGATATCCTGGAGGGGCGCGTCGAAAGGGACGGCGATACAACCGATTCTTCGTCTGATACGTCTACGGTTGATTGGCGCGGGCGGCTGCGGTCTGTCATGTCCTATCGGCAGTGGTCCTACAAGCTGGCCGACTGGCGGCATGTGCCGTATCCCTTCCTTTATGGTCAGTTGGACTACTCCCTGTTTCCCATCGCCGCCTGGCGCGAATGTTCCCGGCAGGCCATGGGGCGCAAGGTCATGGAGGAATTGACCCAGGATGCCTATGACCAGGATGATCCAGAACTGATCGACCAGATACGCACCCGGCTTTTGCCGCGACGCGGTATTACCGCCAAGTCGTCTGAAATCCTTGTGACGTTGGGCGCGCAAAACGCTCTCTATTTGTTGAGCTCCCTGCTGGTTCGGCCGGATGACTGCGTCGGGATTGAAAATCCGGGTTATCCGGACGCCAGAAACATCTTCAGGCTTTACAGTCAGTCAATCCGCTCAATCCCGGTCGATGGTGACGGCATGCAGGTGGATGAAACCATAGACGGTTGCCGATACGCCTTCGTGACGCCCAGCCATCATTTCCCCACGACGGTTACGATGTCGATGGAGCGTAGGCGAGCGCTTTTGGAAAAAGCCTCCGCCAAAGACATTCTGATCATTGAGGATGACTACGAGCCGGAAACCAATTTCGTTTCCAACCCAGCACCGGCCTTGAAATCCTTGGACCGGGACGGGCGGGTCGTTTATCTGGGCAGCTTCTCCAAAAGCCTTTTTCCCGGGCTGCGGCTTGGCTATATCGTGGCCCCGTCTCCTCTGATTGAAGAATTGCGGGCGCTTCGGCGTTTGATGTATCGCCATCCTCCCAGCAATAACCAGCGCACTGCTGCCTTGTTCCTGGCGCAGGGGCATTACGATTCGCTGGTGGCAAAACTGCAGCGTGTTTACCGTGAACGCTGGGAAGCGATGCGTGAGGCCCTGTCGAAATATCTGCCGAATGCGGCGGAAACCCCGACCTTTGGTGGCACAAGCTATTGGGTGGAAGGGCCTAAGGGACTGAATTCCCTGGAATTCGCCGAAAGGGCCCTCGATCACGGTGTGGCCTTGGAACCATGCGTCGATCATTTCGCGGAACCTGATGGGCCGAAGCATTTCTTTCGTCTGGGGATATCGTCGATACCCGTGGAGCGGATTGAGCCGGGGGTGGAACTGATTTCCGAATTGCTGCGCGAAGAGCCGGTCTAG
- a CDS encoding PAS domain-containing protein, whose product MGSNQTNWQIIDSDVVKRCRLPIENAVPGVVDILAYWQGRCRGADLPRKADIHPWDLKEQLGRLCIIEVQAEPLDFIYRLDGSNIASVTQQDLTGQSVLSVTPEEYANAIYEDLRETLVVNAPLLWHVDLNIPPAVYPYQRLVLPLTSGEGAAITHLMTYSHRLDSRDGAFPWFKRYGQPD is encoded by the coding sequence ATGGGCTCAAATCAGACGAACTGGCAAATAATTGACTCCGATGTGGTCAAACGATGCCGCCTGCCGATTGAAAATGCGGTTCCAGGCGTTGTTGATATTTTGGCCTATTGGCAAGGACGTTGCCGTGGCGCTGATTTGCCGCGTAAGGCAGACATTCATCCCTGGGACCTGAAAGAACAGCTTGGGCGCCTGTGTATAATAGAAGTGCAGGCCGAGCCACTGGACTTTATATACCGTCTGGATGGGTCGAATATCGCCAGCGTTACGCAGCAGGACCTTACCGGTCAGTCGGTTTTAAGTGTAACACCGGAAGAATATGCGAACGCTATCTATGAAGATTTGCGCGAAACACTCGTTGTAAACGCGCCATTGCTTTGGCATGTGGACCTTAACATCCCGCCCGCCGTCTATCCCTATCAACGCCTTGTCCTGCCGCTTACTTCCGGAGAGGGAGCAGCAATCACGCATTTGATGACCTATTCCCATAGGCTCGATTCCCGGGACGGGGCATTTCCGTGGTTCAAAAGATACGGCCAGCCTGATTAG
- a CDS encoding methyl-accepting chemotaxis protein, producing MMTTVTALAAEQALNAIETFERELGLLSTEIEKIGEFAKQIDAIARQTNLLALNATIEAARAGDAGKGFAVVAGEVKQLSGQTSRATSEIEETLQNLLEQSKRLMESGANAKRALGVEGFAAD from the coding sequence ATGATGACGACCGTGACAGCTCTCGCTGCGGAGCAAGCCCTGAACGCGATTGAGACTTTCGAACGAGAGCTTGGCCTTCTCTCTACCGAGATTGAAAAGATCGGTGAGTTTGCCAAGCAAATTGATGCGATTGCCCGTCAGACAAACCTTCTTGCGCTGAATGCGACGATTGAAGCGGCACGGGCTGGTGATGCCGGTAAGGGGTTCGCGGTTGTGGCCGGGGAGGTTAAACAATTGTCCGGACAGACAAGCCGTGCAACCTCCGAAATTGAAGAGACGTTGCAGAATCTCCTGGAACAGTCCAAACGGCTCATGGAAAGTGGTGCAAACGCAAAGCGGGCGCTTGGTGTCGAGGGCTTTGCCGCCGACTGA
- a CDS encoding P-II family nitrogen regulator: MKKIEAIIKPFKLDEVKEALHEVGIQGITVTEAKGFGRQKGHTELYRGAEYVVDFLPKVKLEIVLDDSLAERAVEAIQNAAHTGRIGDGKIFVSSVDEVIRIRTGETGSDAI; this comes from the coding sequence ATGAAAAAAATCGAAGCGATCATCAAACCTTTCAAACTGGACGAAGTGAAGGAAGCTCTGCACGAAGTGGGTATCCAGGGCATTACCGTCACCGAGGCCAAAGGGTTTGGCCGACAAAAAGGCCATACAGAACTTTACCGTGGCGCAGAATATGTCGTCGACTTTCTGCCCAAAGTGAAGCTGGAGATTGTCCTGGATGACTCTCTGGCGGAACGCGCGGTGGAGGCAATCCAGAACGCCGCCCATACCGGCCGGATCGGCGATGGCAAAATCTTCGTATCAAGCGTGGATGAAGTCATCCGGATTCGCACCGGCGAAACCGGCAGCGACGCCATCTAA
- the glnA gene encoding type I glutamate--ammonia ligase, whose protein sequence is MSDAIKKVMDMIEEHDVEYVDFRFTDPHGKWQHTAQHVSTIEEDVFKDGIMFDGSSIAGWKAINESDMILMPDPETAVMDPFTAQPQLILFCDIVEPSTGQAYDRDPRSIAKRALAHTESLGVGDTVFFGPEAEFFIFDDARWSTDQHLMAYSLDSEEGPYNTFSEYEGGNMGHRPKAKGGYFPVAPVDSGTDIRAEMVTVMREMGLDMEKHHHEVAPSQHELGMKFDTLVRIADQMQIYKYVTHMVAHSYGKTATFMPKPIVGDNGSGMHCHQSIWKDGKNTFAGSGYADLSETCLFYIGGIIKHAKALNAFTNPSTNSYKRLVPGFEAPVLLAYSARNRSASCRIPYVASPNGKRVEVRFPDPTANPYLAFTAMLMAGLDGIENKIHPGDAMDKDLYDLPPEELAEVPTVAGSLREALECLSADREFLKKGDVMTDDMIDAYLELKWEEVQRFEMTPHPVEFDMYYSC, encoded by the coding sequence ATGTCTGATGCCATCAAAAAAGTTATGGATATGATCGAGGAACACGACGTCGAATACGTCGATTTCCGATTCACCGATCCGCACGGCAAATGGCAGCATACTGCGCAGCACGTTTCCACGATCGAAGAAGATGTCTTCAAAGACGGCATCATGTTCGACGGCTCCTCCATCGCCGGCTGGAAAGCGATTAACGAATCCGACATGATCCTGATGCCGGACCCGGAAACCGCTGTTATGGACCCCTTCACGGCACAGCCGCAGTTGATCCTGTTCTGTGACATCGTTGAGCCGTCCACCGGTCAGGCCTATGACCGTGACCCGCGCTCCATCGCAAAACGCGCTCTGGCTCACACCGAAAGCCTCGGCGTCGGCGACACTGTTTTCTTCGGCCCGGAAGCTGAATTCTTCATCTTCGACGACGCCCGCTGGAGCACTGATCAGCATCTGATGGCCTACAGCCTCGATTCCGAAGAAGGCCCCTACAACACCTTCTCAGAATATGAAGGCGGCAACATGGGTCACCGCCCGAAAGCCAAAGGCGGCTATTTCCCGGTTGCCCCGGTCGACAGCGGCACCGACATTCGCGCGGAAATGGTCACCGTGATGCGTGAAATGGGCCTCGACATGGAAAAACATCACCATGAAGTGGCGCCGTCCCAGCACGAACTCGGCATGAAGTTCGACACGCTGGTTCGTATCGCCGACCAGATGCAGATCTATAAATATGTCACCCACATGGTCGCTCACTCCTACGGCAAGACGGCAACCTTCATGCCGAAGCCGATCGTCGGCGACAACGGTTCCGGCATGCACTGCCACCAGTCCATCTGGAAAGACGGCAAGAACACCTTCGCTGGTTCCGGCTATGCTGATCTGTCCGAAACCTGCCTGTTCTACATCGGCGGCATCATCAAACACGCCAAAGCCCTGAACGCCTTCACCAACCCGTCCACCAACTCCTACAAACGTCTGGTTCCGGGTTTTGAAGCACCGGTCCTGCTGGCCTATTCCGCCCGCAACCGTTCCGCTTCCTGCCGTATCCCGTATGTGGCAAGCCCGAACGGCAAGCGCGTTGAAGTCCGTTTCCCGGACCCGACCGCCAACCCGTATCTGGCCTTCACCGCTATGCTGATGGCTGGCCTCGACGGCATCGAAAACAAGATCCACCCGGGCGATGCCATGGACAAGGACCTGTACGACCTGCCGCCGGAAGAACTAGCCGAAGTACCGACCGTTGCAGGCTCCCTGCGTGAAGCCCTGGAATGCCTCAGCGCCGACCGCGAGTTCCTGAAGAAAGGCGACGTCATGACCGACGACATGATCGATGCTTACCTGGAACTGAAGTGGGAAGAAGTACAGCGCTTCGAAATGACGCCGCACCCGGTCGAATTCGACATGTACTACAGCTGCTAA
- a CDS encoding EAL domain-containing protein — protein MAAFKLDRDRFVAYAFAAAHLFLEIDQDGEISHATGAANGLVGSSVEALVGRSFFDFVTSRDKQYFTEILKRLNQHGRIEPRLIHLQSRSGKELELLMGGFLMPSDVNHLFLSFTVPPKMSVQATANDDGNRNPVPNEEGLLDRRQFNKAAVDRLTAAERLDMDSQLTLLVVEGLDQLAKSGDPEKLGQVLKRLSAYLRAISYDGTTASKVDIEKFGVLHANGIDQKEIRERVAEILQEEVGDSSLHVRSFSLDFDTNELNETDATKALIYSLRKFHETDPNEFSISSLQSGAKVLLEDALKRINGVRDVIEKRNFDVVYQPIVTLFDERIHHLEALTRITGISSPQAFIEFTEEVGMIEDFDLALTQRVLEDLKAHRLGGWQPTVAINLSAKSLTSSLFCKSFNEILKPFGKLRNQLMLELTETVNVSDFEALNETLQSYRESGIKVCIDDVGAGSTSFQSLTDLRVDFLKIDGRFASAARENDRDMALLKSIIDTGKQLGVKLIAEHIEDNDQARLVEGLGVELGQGYLFGRPTLDHTTYAPSYKRDDRKPVTRKGYKTTWG, from the coding sequence TTGGCTGCTTTTAAATTGGATCGTGATCGCTTTGTGGCTTACGCTTTCGCGGCGGCCCATCTGTTTCTGGAAATTGACCAGGATGGTGAGATTTCCCACGCAACCGGTGCGGCCAACGGCCTCGTCGGCTCGAGCGTCGAAGCGCTCGTCGGGCGTAGTTTCTTTGATTTTGTGACATCCCGCGACAAACAATATTTCACAGAAATTCTCAAACGTCTGAACCAGCATGGACGGATTGAACCACGGTTGATCCATCTTCAGTCTCGTAGCGGCAAGGAACTGGAACTTTTGATGGGTGGCTTCCTTATGCCATCCGACGTGAACCACCTATTCTTGTCCTTTACCGTTCCGCCGAAAATGTCCGTGCAGGCAACAGCCAATGACGACGGCAACCGCAATCCGGTCCCGAATGAAGAAGGTCTTCTGGACCGACGTCAGTTTAACAAAGCGGCTGTGGACCGGCTTACCGCCGCAGAGCGCCTGGATATGGACAGCCAGCTAACCCTGCTCGTCGTCGAAGGGCTGGATCAACTGGCAAAATCCGGCGACCCGGAAAAACTGGGGCAAGTCCTGAAGCGCCTGTCAGCCTACCTGCGCGCAATATCCTATGACGGCACAACCGCCAGCAAGGTCGACATTGAGAAATTCGGTGTTCTTCATGCCAATGGCATCGACCAGAAGGAAATCCGCGAGCGCGTTGCCGAAATCCTCCAGGAAGAAGTTGGCGACAGCAGCCTTCACGTCAGGAGCTTCTCGCTTGATTTTGATACAAACGAGTTGAATGAAACAGACGCGACCAAGGCGCTGATCTATTCGCTTCGCAAGTTCCACGAAACCGATCCCAACGAATTCTCCATTTCCTCACTGCAATCCGGCGCTAAAGTTCTGCTGGAAGATGCCCTGAAGCGCATTAACGGCGTGCGTGATGTCATTGAAAAACGCAACTTCGACGTCGTCTATCAGCCGATTGTAACCCTTTTCGACGAGCGCATTCATCACCTGGAGGCGTTGACGAGAATTACAGGCATATCGTCGCCGCAGGCCTTCATCGAATTCACCGAAGAAGTTGGCATGATCGAGGATTTTGATCTGGCCCTCACCCAGCGCGTCCTTGAAGACCTCAAGGCCCATCGCCTGGGCGGATGGCAGCCGACGGTCGCGATTAACCTGTCAGCAAAATCGCTCACAAGCTCCCTATTCTGCAAAAGCTTTAACGAGATTCTCAAACCTTTCGGAAAGCTGCGTAACCAGTTGATGCTGGAACTGACAGAAACCGTGAATGTTTCGGATTTTGAAGCACTGAATGAGACCCTGCAGTCCTACCGGGAAAGCGGCATCAAGGTATGTATTGATGACGTCGGCGCAGGTTCGACATCTTTCCAGTCTCTCACCGACCTGCGAGTCGACTTCCTGAAGATTGACGGCCGCTTTGCCAGCGCAGCCCGTGAGAATGACCGTGACATGGCTTTGCTGAAGTCGATCATCGACACCGGCAAGCAACTGGGCGTAAAGCTGATTGCCGAGCATATCGAAGACAATGACCAGGCCCGCCTGGTCGAGGGCCTCGGTGTTGAATTGGGGCAAGGGTATCTTTTTGGCCGCCCCACCTTGGATCACACCACCTACGCGCCATCCTACAAACGCGACGACCGCAAACCGGTGACCCGCAAAGGCTACAAAACCACCTGGGGCTGA
- a CDS encoding VanZ family protein, which yields MTASLFKGVALGWAVLIAVLSLMPGDMAPHSGLGDKFEHMMGYVGLSFLISAGWNRIPRAFVLAVAFGITIELLQSLTPDRTMDFWDAVANSIGAGLGCFLYSLLVRRRLVTVRR from the coding sequence ATGACTGCATCCCTTTTTAAGGGGGTGGCCCTCGGCTGGGCCGTCCTTATTGCTGTTTTGTCCCTCATGCCCGGAGATATGGCCCCGCATAGCGGCCTGGGTGACAAATTCGAGCATATGATGGGGTATGTCGGGCTGTCTTTCCTGATTTCAGCGGGCTGGAACCGAATTCCCCGTGCCTTTGTTCTTGCCGTGGCCTTCGGCATCACCATTGAACTGCTGCAAAGTCTCACACCGGACCGAACAATGGATTTCTGGGATGCTGTTGCGAACAGCATCGGCGCCGGACTGGGTTGTTTCCTTTACTCCCTCCTCGTCCGACGCCGCCTTGTCACCGTCAGGCGCTAG
- a CDS encoding acyl-CoA thioesterase: MTASDENSQRGELVLRTLAMPADTNPDGDIFGGWLLGQMDIAGGMAARRRAGGRVATVAVDSMVFHRPVFVGDVLCCYADLVKVGRTSLSFHIQAWVLREGSGEREIVTEGMFTFVAIGPDRKPRLVDGEAS, encoded by the coding sequence ATGACTGCGAGCGATGAGAACAGCCAACGTGGCGAACTGGTGCTGCGAACCCTGGCAATGCCGGCGGATACCAACCCTGATGGCGATATTTTTGGCGGTTGGCTTCTGGGCCAGATGGATATTGCGGGCGGTATGGCGGCGCGCAGGCGCGCCGGTGGCCGAGTCGCCACGGTCGCCGTCGATTCGATGGTATTTCATCGCCCGGTGTTTGTGGGCGACGTGCTGTGTTGCTATGCGGATTTGGTCAAGGTTGGTCGTACGTCGCTCAGCTTCCACATTCAGGCCTGGGTCCTGAGGGAAGGCAGTGGGGAGCGTGAAATTGTGACAGAGGGGATGTTTACCTTTGTTGCCATCGGGCCGGACCGGAAACCCCGCCTGGTTGATGGCGAGGCCAGCTAG
- the parE gene encoding DNA topoisomerase IV subunit B, which yields MSDLFNTATADTSGGYSAKDIEVLEGLEPVRHRPGMYIGGTDERAYHHLVAEVLDNSMDEAVAGHASRIEFLLEADGSISIRDNGRGIPVDPHPKYKDKSALEVILTTLHSGGKFSGKVYATSGGLHGVGISVVNALSDKLVIEVARDRQLFRQEFSRGVPKGPLENLGPINNRRGTSVNFHPDPEIFGEKAHFKPETLFRMARSKAYLFKGVEIRWSCAPELIQEGSEVPEKATLHFPGGLADFLSASLGSRATVTPRPFAGDFKEQDGPGRVEWAIHWPVDGEGFNSTYCNTVPTPQGGSHESALRSAMGKALRTYGDMVGNKKAAQITGEDVMGEASCILSVFIPDPQFQGQTKEKLASPAAGKLVENAIKDSFDHWLVEDPASANDLLEFTIERVDERLRRRQKKETSRKSPTRRLRLPGKLADCSNNSSEGTEIFLVEGDSAGGSAKQARDRAIQAVLPLRGKILNVASASADKLQANQELKDLGQALGCGTRSDFKLDKLRYERVIIMTDADVDGAHIASLLMTYFYREMSGLVEAGRLFLALPPLYRISQGGKTLYARDDAHKDELLAKEFKGRGKIEISRFKGLGEMPPAQLKDTTMSPKKRTLIQVHLPDRRDESQLEESRETAKMVDTLMGKKPEKRFAYIQENAQFVDELDV from the coding sequence ATGTCAGACTTATTCAATACCGCAACAGCCGACACGTCAGGCGGCTACTCCGCTAAAGACATCGAAGTACTGGAAGGGCTGGAACCCGTCCGGCACCGCCCAGGCATGTATATTGGCGGCACAGACGAACGCGCTTACCATCACCTGGTAGCCGAGGTCCTCGATAACTCGATGGACGAGGCCGTTGCCGGGCATGCCAGCCGAATCGAATTTTTGTTGGAAGCGGACGGATCCATCAGTATCCGCGATAACGGTCGCGGGATTCCGGTCGATCCTCATCCCAAGTATAAGGACAAGTCGGCCCTGGAGGTAATTCTGACAACCCTCCACTCCGGCGGTAAATTTTCGGGCAAGGTTTATGCGACCTCCGGCGGCCTGCACGGTGTCGGCATCTCTGTCGTAAACGCCCTTTCCGACAAATTGGTCATCGAAGTCGCACGCGACCGGCAGCTTTTCCGGCAGGAATTCAGCCGCGGTGTTCCGAAGGGACCGCTGGAAAACCTCGGCCCCATCAACAACCGTCGGGGCACTTCGGTAAACTTCCACCCGGACCCCGAAATCTTCGGGGAAAAGGCGCATTTCAAACCGGAAACCCTGTTCCGGATGGCGCGCTCCAAGGCCTATCTCTTCAAAGGCGTCGAGATTCGCTGGTCCTGCGCGCCGGAACTGATCCAGGAAGGGTCGGAGGTTCCGGAAAAGGCCACCCTGCACTTCCCCGGCGGCCTTGCAGACTTCCTATCCGCCAGCCTTGGCAGCCGCGCGACCGTAACACCGCGCCCCTTTGCTGGTGACTTCAAGGAACAGGATGGTCCCGGCCGTGTTGAATGGGCCATACACTGGCCCGTCGATGGCGAGGGTTTCAACAGCACCTATTGTAACACCGTTCCCACGCCACAGGGCGGCAGCCACGAATCCGCCCTGCGATCCGCAATGGGCAAGGCGCTGCGCACCTATGGCGATATGGTCGGCAATAAAAAGGCCGCACAAATTACCGGTGAAGATGTGATGGGGGAAGCGTCCTGCATCCTGTCCGTATTCATTCCCGATCCACAGTTCCAGGGGCAGACAAAAGAGAAACTGGCTTCTCCTGCCGCAGGCAAGCTGGTTGAAAACGCGATCAAGGACAGCTTTGACCACTGGTTGGTCGAAGACCCTGCAAGTGCGAACGATCTGCTGGAATTTACAATCGAACGCGTGGATGAACGCCTGCGCCGCCGTCAGAAGAAAGAGACCAGCCGCAAGTCGCCAACCCGGCGCCTGCGCCTTCCGGGCAAACTTGCCGACTGTTCCAACAACAGCAGCGAAGGCACCGAGATATTCCTGGTTGAGGGTGATTCCGCAGGCGGTTCTGCAAAACAGGCCCGTGACCGTGCAATCCAGGCAGTCCTGCCGCTGCGCGGTAAGATCCTGAACGTTGCGAGCGCCAGCGCAGACAAACTGCAGGCAAACCAGGAACTCAAAGACCTTGGTCAGGCCCTGGGTTGCGGTACGCGGTCCGATTTCAAACTGGACAAGCTTCGCTATGAACGCGTCATCATCATGACAGACGCAGACGTGGATGGCGCCCATATCGCATCCCTTCTCATGACCTATTTCTACCGGGAAATGTCGGGGCTGGTGGAAGCCGGACGCCTGTTCCTTGCCCTGCCGCCCCTGTACCGGATCAGCCAGGGTGGCAAGACCCTGTATGCGCGCGATGATGCCCATAAGGATGAGCTGCTTGCAAAGGAGTTCAAGGGACGCGGCAAGATCGAGATCAGCCGTTTTAAGGGTTTGGGCGAAATGCCTCCGGCGCAGTTGAAAGACACGACCATGTCGCCCAAAAAGCGGACATTGATTCAGGTTCACCTGCCCGACCGGCGTGACGAAAGCCAGTTGGAAGAATCCCGCGAAACGGCAAAAATGGTTGATACCCTGATGGGCAAGAAGCCGGAAAAACGCTTTGCCTATATTCAGGAAAACGCACAATTCGTAGACGAGTTGGACGTCTAG
- a CDS encoding alpha/beta fold hydrolase, protein MTKKKLVLVPGLLCNGALWAHQITHLSEIADVIVADTLQDDSVEAMAHRLLEAVDGTFSIAGLSMGGYVAQAVLREAPERVERLALLDTSARADSEEQHRRRRGLIQLAKMGKFKGVTPRLLPMLIHPDRLEEDALSGAVMEMAAEVGQDAFVQQQTAIINRPDNRPDLTRIGVPTLVICGRQDEITPLELSQEIAAGINKARLCIIEDCGHLSSMERPQAVTALMRDWLENSGLAV, encoded by the coding sequence ATGACCAAAAAGAAACTCGTTCTTGTTCCCGGCCTGCTGTGCAATGGCGCACTGTGGGCCCATCAGATTACTCATCTCAGCGAGATTGCGGATGTGATCGTCGCCGACACACTGCAGGATGATAGTGTGGAGGCAATGGCTCACCGTCTTTTGGAGGCGGTTGACGGCACTTTTTCGATCGCTGGGCTGTCCATGGGCGGCTATGTCGCGCAGGCGGTTTTGCGTGAAGCGCCCGAACGGGTTGAGCGTCTGGCGCTTTTGGATACCTCGGCACGCGCCGACTCGGAAGAGCAGCACCGCCGCCGCCGGGGGCTTATTCAGTTGGCGAAGATGGGTAAATTCAAGGGGGTGACGCCACGCCTCCTGCCGATGCTTATTCACCCGGACCGCCTGGAAGAAGATGCCCTGTCGGGAGCTGTGATGGAGATGGCTGCCGAAGTCGGGCAGGACGCATTCGTTCAGCAGCAAACAGCAATCATCAACCGTCCGGACAATCGACCCGACCTGACAAGGATTGGGGTCCCGACCCTTGTGATATGCGGACGTCAGGACGAGATTACGCCACTGGAACTATCGCAGGAAATTGCGGCGGGTATCAATAAGGCACGCCTGTGCATCATTGAGGATTGCGGTCACTTATCCAGCATGGAACGGCCTCAGGCCGTGACAGCCCTGATGCGGGACTGGCTCGAGAATAGCGGACTAGCAGTGTAG
- a CDS encoding hydrolase has translation MLRAHKSQLVLIDVQERLAPAIHNVETVVMNSSILLKSAEKLGIPISATEQYPKGLGPLVPELRSFFEPHEIFEKTYFSAFEEPVFRRHIEGDRQREQIVMCGTESHICVQQTALGFREAGFDVAVVADASSSRDPQNAERAYARMMQAGIQVVTTEMVLFEWMERAGTDVFRELSKLIK, from the coding sequence TTGCTGCGGGCTCACAAGTCTCAACTGGTCCTTATCGACGTTCAGGAACGTCTTGCTCCAGCCATTCACAATGTGGAAACGGTGGTGATGAATTCCTCTATCCTGCTGAAATCAGCAGAAAAATTGGGAATACCTATTTCTGCGACAGAGCAATACCCCAAAGGGTTGGGGCCTTTGGTGCCAGAGCTTCGTTCATTCTTCGAACCGCATGAGATTTTTGAGAAAACCTATTTCTCCGCCTTCGAAGAACCTGTTTTTCGGAGGCATATAGAAGGCGACCGACAGCGTGAACAAATTGTCATGTGTGGGACAGAATCCCATATATGTGTGCAGCAGACGGCACTTGGTTTCCGCGAGGCCGGGTTTGACGTTGCCGTGGTGGCCGATGCCTCTTCCAGTCGAGATCCCCAAAATGCAGAGCGTGCCTACGCACGCATGATGCAGGCCGGTATTCAGGTGGTTACCACTGAAATGGTTTTGTTTGAGTGGATGGAACGTGCCGGTACCGATGTATTCAGAGAATTGTCCAAGTTGATTAAATGA